One region of Natronorubrum aibiense genomic DNA includes:
- the grpE gene encoding nucleotide exchange factor GrpE: MSEDEGTNATAQGVPSEEQSDDGETADVESDATGTDDATADTDSPETDTAAKDEPQAETAADSTAAADAAIAPETSADVQELLDEISEYDDDLARQVNAIVEEARDVNATVADQRAELEDLTERVEEQAETIGELQDDLEAAEAEVDDLKSRLKRKQADFQNYKKRAKKRQQQIKDRATEDLVERLLGVRDNMKRALEEESGDADSLRDGVEMTLREFDRVLEDENVSEIDPEPGTESDPQRHEVMMRVDSALPEGTIADVYTPGYEMGEKVIQNAQVTVSNGELEGDADEDDSATAADSDDDGAGDEAETEETAE; encoded by the coding sequence ATGAGCGAAGACGAGGGCACGAACGCGACGGCCCAGGGTGTCCCGTCCGAGGAGCAATCCGACGACGGCGAGACGGCCGACGTCGAGTCCGACGCGACCGGCACGGACGATGCGACTGCCGACACCGACTCGCCCGAGACGGACACCGCGGCCAAGGACGAGCCACAAGCGGAGACGGCAGCCGACTCGACGGCTGCGGCCGACGCGGCCATCGCCCCGGAGACGAGTGCCGACGTCCAGGAACTCCTGGACGAAATTAGCGAGTACGACGACGACCTCGCTCGACAGGTCAACGCCATCGTCGAGGAGGCTCGAGACGTAAACGCCACCGTCGCCGACCAGCGCGCGGAACTCGAGGACCTCACCGAGCGCGTGGAGGAACAGGCCGAAACCATCGGGGAGTTGCAAGATGACCTCGAGGCAGCCGAAGCCGAAGTCGACGATCTCAAGAGTCGGCTCAAGCGCAAGCAGGCCGACTTCCAGAACTACAAGAAACGCGCCAAAAAGCGCCAACAGCAGATCAAAGACCGCGCCACCGAGGACCTCGTCGAACGACTGCTCGGCGTCCGCGACAACATGAAACGCGCCCTAGAGGAGGAAAGCGGCGACGCCGACAGCCTCCGTGATGGCGTCGAGATGACCCTTCGCGAGTTCGACCGCGTGCTCGAGGACGAGAACGTCTCGGAGATCGATCCCGAACCGGGCACCGAGAGCGACCCACAGCGCCACGAAGTCATGATGCGCGTCGACAGCGCGCTGCCCGAAGGGACCATCGCCGACGTCTACACGCCCGGCTACGAGATGGGCGAGAAGGTCATCCAGAACGCGCAGGTGACGGTCTCGAACGGTGAACTCGAGGGCGACGCGGACGAAGACGACTCGGCAACGGCAGCCGACAGCGACGATGACGGCGCCGGCGACGAGGCCGAGACTGAAGAAACGGCTGAGTGA
- a CDS encoding uracil-xanthine permease family protein — MSNDTDGSIQLEYEIDDRPPWPKSILLGLQHVAVMIVPATAVAYVVAGGVGLSAADTAYIVQMVLLFSGLATIVQAYTVGPVGARLPIVMGSSFTFVGAAISIGVDYGLAAVFGAILVTGFVVEGLIGWQFKRIKPFFPPLVTGLVVVIIGLYLVPVAMEYAAGGAEAEAAGQLGALQHIGLAALVLAIAVGLNMLTRGVTRLLSVLMSIVVGYVAAVVLTFTTGLEIVTFAAVGEAAWFAIPEPTRFGFEFEPIAIVTFAVLFLVSAMETVGDMSGVTAAEGRNPTNEEFRGGLFNDGLLSSISAVFGAFPITSFSQNVGIVNFTGVMSRHVVGIGGVFLAVLGLSPKVGAAVTTIPSAVFGGAVLLMAGMVAASGFRLVITHADLDRRNSVVVAVSLGLGLGIATTPEALAGLPDAAETFFGQPVIVTALSALLLNTFVPGEQSPLFDAVPDSSAPETGTEATVGPSDD, encoded by the coding sequence ATGTCGAACGATACGGACGGGAGCATTCAACTCGAGTACGAGATCGACGACAGGCCGCCGTGGCCGAAATCGATCCTTCTGGGATTACAACATGTTGCGGTAATGATCGTTCCGGCGACGGCCGTGGCGTACGTCGTCGCCGGTGGCGTCGGTCTCAGTGCCGCCGATACAGCGTACATCGTTCAGATGGTGCTGCTGTTTTCCGGGCTGGCGACGATCGTCCAGGCCTACACGGTCGGCCCGGTCGGTGCACGACTGCCGATCGTGATGGGCTCGAGTTTCACGTTTGTGGGGGCAGCGATCTCGATCGGCGTCGATTACGGGTTGGCCGCGGTGTTCGGCGCGATCCTAGTCACCGGGTTCGTCGTCGAGGGACTCATCGGCTGGCAGTTCAAACGCATCAAACCCTTCTTCCCGCCGCTGGTGACCGGTCTCGTCGTCGTCATCATTGGCCTCTATCTCGTGCCCGTCGCGATGGAGTACGCCGCCGGCGGCGCCGAGGCGGAAGCGGCGGGCCAACTCGGTGCGCTCCAGCATATCGGGCTGGCCGCGCTCGTGCTGGCGATCGCCGTCGGCCTCAACATGCTCACACGCGGTGTGACCCGACTCCTGAGCGTGCTCATGAGTATCGTCGTCGGCTACGTGGCTGCCGTTGTACTCACGTTCACGACCGGCCTCGAGATCGTGACCTTCGCGGCCGTCGGTGAGGCTGCCTGGTTCGCTATTCCCGAGCCCACCCGGTTCGGATTCGAGTTCGAACCGATCGCGATCGTTACGTTCGCCGTCCTCTTTCTCGTCTCCGCGATGGAGACGGTCGGCGACATGTCCGGTGTCACGGCCGCCGAAGGGCGTAACCCGACGAACGAGGAGTTCCGCGGCGGGCTGTTCAACGACGGCCTACTGAGTTCGATCAGCGCCGTCTTCGGGGCGTTCCCGATCACGTCGTTCTCTCAGAACGTCGGCATCGTCAACTTCACTGGCGTGATGAGCCGCCACGTCGTCGGCATCGGCGGCGTCTTCCTCGCTGTGCTCGGACTGAGTCCGAAAGTCGGTGCTGCCGTCACGACGATCCCCAGCGCCGTCTTCGGTGGTGCGGTGTTGCTGATGGCCGGCATGGTCGCCGCCAGTGGGTTCCGACTGGTTATCACGCACGCCGACCTCGACCGTCGGAACTCGGTCGTCGTCGCCGTCTCGCTCGGCCTCGGCCTCGGGATCGCGACGACGCCCGAAGCGCTCGCGGGCCTTCCCGACGCCGCGGAGACGTTCTTCGGCCAGCCGGTCATCGTCACCGCGCTGTCGGCACTGCTGCTCAACACGTTCGTCCCCGGTGAGCAGAGCCCACTATTCGATGCCGTCCCCGACTCGTCGGCTCCGGAAACCGGGACCGAAGCCACTGTCGGCCCCAGCGACGATTAA
- a CDS encoding YciE/YciF ferroxidase family protein: METSVDRIDDLEELFHHKLAQQYYIEEELVGTLDEMAINASNERLSDGFADHRDETRTQIERLEDVFAALDRPAERREAPILDALEEERATLENAIEDDDLLDMVYLNAGMMTERIEMTAYEGLTSIAGQIGYDDEIRKPLESNHDEEQSAYRELSAMETASDMKSLWDRLTPS, encoded by the coding sequence ATGGAAACGAGCGTCGACCGTATCGACGACCTCGAAGAACTGTTCCACCACAAACTCGCCCAGCAGTACTATATCGAAGAAGAACTCGTCGGGACGTTAGACGAGATGGCGATCAACGCGAGCAACGAGCGGCTGAGCGACGGCTTTGCCGACCATCGCGACGAAACGCGAACGCAGATCGAGCGGCTCGAGGACGTGTTCGCCGCGCTCGATCGACCGGCAGAACGGCGCGAGGCTCCGATCCTCGACGCGCTCGAGGAAGAACGAGCGACGCTCGAAAACGCCATCGAGGACGACGACCTGCTCGATATGGTCTACCTGAACGCGGGGATGATGACCGAGCGCATCGAGATGACGGCCTACGAGGGGCTGACGTCGATCGCAGGTCAGATCGGCTACGACGACGAGATCCGCAAGCCGCTCGAGTCGAACCACGACGAGGAGCAATCGGCCTACCGCGAACTGTCGGCGATGGAGACCGCGTCGGACATGAAGTCGCTGTGGGATCGACTGACGCCGTCGTAA
- a CDS encoding HAD family hydrolase, which yields MQYDAVLFDFDGVVVETPSSQRLSDALGRTYKKLDRSGPTAETLRELMQGDFESIAERCRHLEIDTDRFCTEAVRELVRAQVSDVERGLRAAYDDVGVVRSLEYPLGIVSDNHPTVVTRLLERFGLRSVFETVYGCPLTSDGLARRKPDPTNIDRAMDTLEAESALYVGDRERDVRAAHNAGIDSVLLTRADDGADDTPTDDALDVEPTYQLSSLTQLPAVLE from the coding sequence ATGCAGTACGACGCGGTCCTGTTCGATTTCGATGGGGTCGTGGTCGAGACGCCCTCGTCCCAGCGACTGTCCGATGCGCTCGGGCGAACGTACAAGAAACTCGATCGATCTGGACCCACGGCGGAGACCCTCCGAGAACTGATGCAGGGCGATTTCGAGTCGATCGCTGAACGCTGTCGGCACCTTGAGATCGATACCGACCGGTTCTGTACCGAGGCCGTGCGCGAACTGGTCCGCGCACAGGTGAGCGACGTTGAGCGTGGGTTACGTGCAGCATACGACGACGTGGGCGTGGTTCGATCACTCGAGTACCCGCTGGGAATCGTCAGCGATAACCACCCGACCGTGGTCACGAGACTTCTCGAGCGGTTCGGTCTACGATCGGTGTTCGAGACCGTCTACGGCTGCCCGCTGACGTCGGACGGGCTCGCCCGACGAAAGCCCGATCCGACGAACATCGACCGCGCGATGGACACCCTCGAGGCCGAGTCGGCGCTATACGTCGGCGACCGCGAGCGCGACGTCCGGGCGGCTCACAACGCGGGGATCGATTCAGTGCTGCTCACGCGCGCTGATGACGGAGCCGACGACACACCGACCGACGACGCGCTCGACGTCGAGCCCACGTATCAGCTCTCGTCGCTCACGCAACTGCCCGCCGTCCTCGAGTAG
- the dnaJ gene encoding molecular chaperone DnaJ codes for MSEDFYDVLGVSSDASAEEIKQAYRTKATEYHPDVSDDPDAEEKFKKIQKAKQVLTDEEKRQAYDRMGHDRYEQAEKHGFDASDAGAGGMGGGPFGGMGSGGGMGGGGLGDIFEQVFGGGGGRGRGRRRPRKGRDLRTELEIDLEEAFEGAEKQFTVERPEACEVCDGAGHPADADAETCPECQGRGQVTQVQQTPLGRVQQTTSCPRCEGEGTLYSETCSECRGEGYVRNEATLTVDVPAGIQDGQTLRMEGEGAPSPEGGRHGDLLIDVSIREHETFEREGDDLRHRLAISFPQATFGDTVSVPTLDGTVEFEIPDGTQSGETFRLEGKGMPRLRGRGHGDLYVTVQLVTPESLNEEQRDALEAFAEAGGDEIEVKEGFFEKIKRAF; via the coding sequence ATGAGCGAGGACTTCTATGACGTGCTCGGCGTGAGTTCCGACGCGTCGGCTGAGGAGATCAAACAGGCGTACCGGACGAAGGCCACGGAGTACCATCCGGACGTCAGCGACGACCCTGACGCCGAGGAGAAATTCAAGAAGATCCAGAAGGCAAAGCAGGTGCTGACCGACGAGGAAAAGCGTCAGGCCTACGACCGAATGGGTCACGACCGCTACGAGCAAGCCGAAAAGCACGGCTTCGACGCCAGCGACGCCGGTGCCGGCGGGATGGGCGGTGGCCCGTTCGGTGGGATGGGCAGTGGTGGCGGCATGGGTGGCGGCGGACTCGGCGACATCTTCGAGCAGGTTTTCGGCGGCGGTGGGGGCCGCGGCCGCGGTCGGCGTCGACCACGGAAGGGGCGCGACCTCCGAACAGAACTCGAGATCGACCTAGAAGAAGCGTTCGAGGGGGCCGAAAAGCAGTTTACGGTCGAGCGTCCCGAGGCGTGTGAGGTCTGTGACGGTGCGGGCCATCCGGCGGATGCGGACGCCGAAACCTGTCCGGAGTGTCAGGGTCGCGGACAGGTGACGCAGGTCCAGCAGACGCCGCTGGGCCGAGTCCAGCAGACGACCTCGTGTCCACGCTGTGAGGGCGAGGGGACGCTGTACTCCGAGACCTGCAGCGAGTGTCGCGGCGAGGGCTACGTTCGCAACGAGGCCACGCTGACCGTCGACGTTCCGGCGGGGATTCAGGACGGACAGACGCTCCGGATGGAAGGCGAAGGCGCACCCAGCCCCGAAGGCGGACGACACGGCGACCTGTTGATCGACGTCTCGATCCGCGAGCACGAGACGTTCGAACGCGAGGGTGACGACCTGCGACACCGACTCGCCATCTCGTTCCCCCAAGCCACCTTCGGCGACACCGTCTCCGTGCCGACGCTCGACGGCACCGTCGAGTTCGAGATTCCCGACGGCACTCAGAGCGGGGAGACGTTCCGTCTCGAGGGGAAGGGGATGCCCCGACTGCGCGGTCGCGGCCACGGCGACCTCTACGTAACGGTCCAGCTCGTCACACCCGAGAGTCTGAACGAGGAACAGCGCGACGCCCTCGAGGCCTTCGCCGAGGCCGGCGGCGACGAGATCGAGGTCAAAGAGGGATTCTTCGAGAAGATCAAACGAGCGTTCTGA
- a CDS encoding DJ-1/PfpI family protein produces the protein MSAQQILLLAGDYVEDYEVMVPFQALQMVGHDVHAVCPEKKAGDTCPTAVHDFEGDQTYTEKPGHNFELNHDFDAVDPAEYDALVVPGGRAPEYLRTYDEILELTRHFFEEDKPVAALCHGVQILAAADVLEGRTCTGYPALEADVRGAGGEWTSEVTRDGNLVTGQAWPDHPEWLAEFLECLGTDIDHATPAAADD, from the coding sequence ATGTCAGCACAACAGATCCTGCTCCTCGCGGGCGACTACGTCGAGGACTACGAAGTGATGGTTCCGTTTCAGGCACTCCAGATGGTCGGCCACGACGTCCACGCCGTCTGTCCGGAGAAAAAAGCCGGCGACACCTGTCCGACGGCCGTCCACGACTTCGAAGGCGACCAGACATACACCGAGAAGCCGGGGCACAACTTCGAGTTGAACCACGACTTCGACGCCGTCGATCCCGCCGAGTACGACGCGCTGGTCGTTCCCGGCGGCCGCGCGCCCGAATACCTTCGGACGTACGACGAGATCCTCGAGCTCACCCGCCACTTCTTCGAGGAAGACAAACCCGTCGCCGCGCTCTGTCACGGCGTCCAGATCCTCGCTGCGGCGGACGTCCTCGAGGGCCGAACCTGTACCGGCTATCCGGCGCTCGAGGCCGACGTTCGCGGCGCGGGCGGCGAGTGGACGAGCGAGGTGACACGCGACGGGAATCTGGTGACGGGACAGGCGTGGCCGGATCACCCCGAGTGGCTCGCCGAGTTCCTCGAGTGTCTCGGCACCGACATCGACCACGCGACGCCGGCGGCTGCGGACGACTGA
- a CDS encoding NAD(P)/FAD-dependent oxidoreductase, whose amino-acid sequence MPDVAIVGGGPAGLSAALFTAKNGLETVVFDTDETWMHKAHLFNYPGIRSISGSEFMKLTRGQVSDRGADVRETEEVTDVEATGDGFRVDTEDDSYEADYVVLATGADRSIAEGLECAFEDDGTVDVDLEMETSVENLYATGAMVRPEEWQAVIAAGDGAAAALHILSKEKGEHFHDFDVPDDVPGLESE is encoded by the coding sequence ATGCCAGACGTTGCAATCGTCGGCGGCGGTCCCGCCGGCCTGAGTGCTGCACTGTTCACTGCGAAAAACGGCCTCGAAACCGTCGTCTTCGACACCGACGAGACGTGGATGCACAAGGCCCACCTGTTCAACTATCCGGGCATCCGGAGCATCAGCGGCAGCGAGTTCATGAAACTCACACGCGGGCAGGTCAGCGACCGGGGTGCCGACGTTCGGGAGACCGAGGAAGTGACCGACGTCGAGGCGACCGGGGACGGCTTCCGGGTCGACACCGAAGACGACAGCTACGAGGCCGACTACGTCGTGCTCGCGACGGGGGCAGATCGCTCAATCGCCGAGGGCCTCGAATGTGCGTTCGAGGACGATGGCACCGTCGACGTCGACCTCGAGATGGAGACGAGCGTCGAGAACCTGTACGCGACGGGCGCGATGGTCCGACCCGAGGAGTGGCAGGCCGTTATCGCCGCGGGCGATGGGGCTGCGGCGGCACTGCACATTCTGAGCAAAGAGAAAGGCGAGCATTTTCACGACTTCGACGTCCCCGACGACGTGCCGGGACTCGAGTCGGAATAA
- a CDS encoding DEAD/DEAH box helicase family protein, with amino-acid sequence MTRPQDDATGSEPTLRYEDGTVRIDGLEANASAAIRESVPDLERDSRTGGWRIPAFRYAALRRALAGTIGSAFDDRVLGLESLPALESAYELREYQQEALEAWLETDRWDDSDGFDSLARAPAGVLELPTGSGKTVIALKAIERLSVPTLVVVPTIDLLEQWQRELEREFDCDIGRFGGGEQRFGPITVSTYDSAYLKADSVGDRFGFVVFDEVHHLGGEGYREIARLLAAPARLGLTATFERPDDAHEVIENVVGPLVSCVDVDELAGDHLAAYDLKRLEVSLTPAEREEYERKQAVFTNYLARSNIRMRSGSDYQELVKRSGNDPEARKALLARQRAREIMLGSEAKLEALADILDDHREERTIVFTAHNDLAYDVSERFLIPTITHQTAAGERREIIERFREGTYTRIATSNVLDEGVDVPDASVAVVLSGSGSEREFVQRLGRILRPSGDGTRAVLYEIVSAETGEERIADRRRR; translated from the coding sequence GTGACGCGGCCCCAAGACGACGCCACGGGTTCGGAACCGACGCTCCGATACGAAGACGGCACCGTCCGAATCGACGGCCTCGAGGCGAATGCGTCGGCTGCCATCCGCGAGTCGGTTCCCGACCTCGAGCGCGACTCCCGAACCGGTGGCTGGCGGATACCCGCATTTCGCTACGCTGCTTTACGACGCGCGCTGGCCGGCACCATCGGGTCCGCCTTCGACGACCGCGTCCTCGGTCTCGAGTCGCTGCCAGCGCTCGAGTCGGCGTACGAACTCCGCGAGTACCAACAGGAGGCTCTCGAGGCGTGGCTCGAGACGGATCGCTGGGACGACAGCGACGGGTTCGACTCGCTCGCGCGGGCACCGGCAGGCGTCCTCGAACTTCCAACGGGCAGCGGGAAGACCGTCATCGCCCTGAAAGCGATCGAACGGCTCTCGGTGCCGACGCTCGTGGTCGTCCCAACGATCGATCTGCTCGAGCAGTGGCAACGGGAACTCGAGCGGGAGTTCGACTGCGATATCGGGCGGTTCGGTGGCGGCGAGCAGCGGTTCGGCCCGATCACGGTCTCGACGTACGACTCGGCGTATTTGAAAGCCGACTCCGTGGGCGATCGCTTCGGCTTCGTCGTCTTCGACGAAGTCCACCATCTCGGGGGCGAGGGGTATCGCGAGATCGCACGCCTGCTCGCTGCCCCCGCACGGCTGGGGCTCACTGCCACCTTCGAACGCCCCGACGACGCACACGAGGTGATCGAGAACGTCGTCGGCCCGCTAGTCTCCTGCGTCGACGTCGACGAACTGGCCGGCGACCACCTCGCGGCCTACGACCTCAAGCGACTCGAGGTGTCGCTCACACCCGCGGAACGTGAAGAGTACGAACGCAAGCAGGCGGTCTTCACGAACTACCTCGCGCGCTCGAACATCCGGATGCGAAGCGGCTCGGACTATCAGGAACTCGTCAAGCGATCCGGAAACGACCCCGAAGCACGAAAAGCGCTCCTCGCGCGCCAGCGCGCACGCGAGATCATGCTCGGCAGTGAGGCCAAACTCGAGGCCCTCGCCGACATCCTCGACGATCACCGCGAGGAGCGAACGATCGTCTTTACGGCCCACAACGACCTCGCCTACGACGTCAGCGAACGGTTTCTGATCCCGACGATCACCCACCAGACCGCCGCTGGGGAGCGTCGCGAGATCATAGAGCGGTTCCGCGAGGGGACCTACACGCGCATCGCGACCTCGAACGTCTTAGACGAGGGCGTCGACGTCCCCGACGCGTCGGTCGCGGTGGTGCTCTCGGGCAGCGGGAGCGAACGGGAGTTCGTTCAGCGACTCGGACGGATTCTCCGACCGAGTGGCGACGGCACGCGAGCCGTCCTCTACGAGATCGTCTCCGCGGAAACGGGCGAAGAACGGATCGCGGATCGGCGTCGGCGCTGA
- the dnaK gene encoding molecular chaperone DnaK, with protein sequence MASNKILGIDLGTTNSAFAVMEGGDPEIIVNAEGERTTPSVVAFTDDDERLVGKPAKNQAIQNPEKTIASIKRHIGEDDYTVEIDDEEYTPEQISAMILQKIKRDAEEYLGDEVEKAVITVPAYFSDRQRQATKDAGEIAGFEVERIINEPTAASMAYGLDDDSDQTVLVYDLGGGTFDVSILDLGGGVYEVVATNGDNDLGGDDWDEAIIDWLAEEFEAEHGMDLREDRQALQRLKDAAEEAKIELSSRKETEINLPFITATDDGPIHLEESLTRAKFESLTQDLIDRTVEPTEQALEDAGYSKDDIDEVLLVGGSTRMPQVAEKVEELTGKEPQKNVNPDEAVSLGAAIQGGVLGGEVDDIVLLDVTPLSLGIEVKGGLFERLIEKNTTIPTEESKIFTTAADNQTSVQVRVFQGERELAQKNEMLGEFHLTDIPPAPAGTPQIEVTFSIDENGIVNVSAEDKGTGASEEITIEGGAGLSDSEIEEMQAEAEKHAEEDKQKRERIEARNTAEATIQRAETLLEENEEEVDDDLRGDIEAAVEELEETIDDGDADAEDIEAATESLSKELQEIGKQIYQQQAGAAGAGGAAGAGAGMGGMGGGPNPGPGGAAGDEGEEFVDADFEDVDEDDE encoded by the coding sequence ATGGCGAGCAACAAAATTCTCGGAATTGACCTTGGGACGACGAACAGCGCGTTCGCGGTGATGGAAGGTGGCGATCCGGAGATCATCGTCAACGCGGAAGGTGAGCGGACGACACCCTCCGTCGTCGCGTTTACCGATGACGACGAGCGACTCGTCGGGAAGCCGGCGAAGAATCAGGCGATTCAGAACCCCGAAAAGACGATCGCCTCGATCAAACGCCACATCGGCGAGGACGACTACACCGTCGAGATCGACGACGAGGAGTATACGCCCGAGCAGATCTCGGCGATGATCCTCCAGAAAATCAAACGCGACGCCGAGGAGTATCTCGGTGACGAGGTAGAGAAGGCCGTCATCACCGTCCCCGCGTACTTCTCGGACCGACAGCGCCAAGCGACCAAAGACGCCGGCGAGATCGCCGGCTTCGAGGTCGAGCGCATCATCAACGAGCCAACCGCCGCGTCGATGGCCTACGGCCTCGACGACGACTCCGACCAGACCGTGCTCGTCTACGACCTCGGTGGCGGTACCTTCGACGTCTCGATTCTCGACCTCGGCGGCGGCGTCTACGAAGTCGTTGCCACCAACGGTGACAACGACCTCGGTGGCGACGACTGGGACGAGGCGATCATCGACTGGCTCGCAGAGGAGTTCGAGGCCGAACACGGCATGGACCTCCGCGAGGACCGACAGGCCCTCCAGCGGCTCAAAGACGCCGCCGAAGAGGCCAAGATCGAACTCTCCTCGCGCAAAGAAACCGAGATCAACCTGCCCTTCATCACGGCAACCGACGACGGCCCGATCCACTTAGAGGAGTCGCTCACGCGAGCGAAGTTCGAATCCCTCACGCAGGATCTGATCGACCGCACCGTCGAGCCGACCGAGCAAGCACTCGAGGACGCCGGCTACAGCAAAGACGACATCGACGAAGTGCTGCTGGTCGGAGGTTCGACCCGGATGCCACAGGTCGCCGAAAAGGTCGAAGAGTTGACGGGCAAAGAGCCCCAGAAGAACGTCAACCCCGACGAGGCCGTCTCGCTGGGCGCGGCGATTCAGGGAGGAGTCCTCGGCGGCGAGGTCGACGACATCGTCCTGCTCGACGTCACGCCGCTATCGCTGGGTATCGAGGTCAAAGGTGGCCTCTTCGAGCGGCTCATCGAGAAGAACACGACGATTCCGACCGAGGAGTCGAAGATCTTCACGACCGCGGCGGACAACCAGACCTCCGTGCAGGTCCGCGTCTTCCAGGGCGAGCGCGAACTCGCACAGAAAAACGAGATGCTCGGCGAGTTCCACCTGACCGACATCCCGCCAGCGCCGGCGGGCACCCCGCAGATCGAGGTCACGTTCTCCATCGACGAGAACGGCATCGTCAACGTGAGTGCAGAGGACAAGGGTACCGGTGCAAGCGAGGAGATCACCATCGAGGGTGGCGCCGGTCTCTCCGACTCCGAGATCGAGGAGATGCAGGCCGAAGCCGAAAAACACGCCGAAGAGGACAAACAGAAGCGCGAGCGCATCGAGGCCCGCAACACGGCCGAAGCGACGATCCAGCGCGCTGAGACGCTGCTCGAGGAGAACGAAGAGGAAGTCGACGACGACCTGCGTGGTGACATCGAGGCAGCCGTCGAGGAACTCGAGGAAACGATCGACGACGGCGATGCGGACGCCGAAGACATCGAAGCCGCGACCGAGAGCCTGAGCAAAGAACTCCAAGAGATCGGCAAGCAGATCTACCAGCAACAGGCTGGTGCTGCAGGCGCTGGCGGTGCCGCAGGCGCGGGTGCCGGTATGGGCGGCATGGGTGGCGGTCCAAACCCAGGTCCAGGCGGCGCAGCAGGCGACGAGGGCGAGGAGTTCGTTGACGCGGACTTCGAAGACGTCGATGAAGACGACGAGTAA
- the hpt gene encoding hypoxanthine/guanine phosphoribosyltransferase: MERLLASLDDAPIIDKDGYEYLVHPISNGVPRLDPDLLREVVVEVMRTIDLNVDAIVAPEAMGIHLATALSLQTDIPLVVIRKRPYGLEGEVSLHQETGYSESEMYINDIEEGDRVVIVDDMLSTGGTLAAICTALDDIGAEIVDIAVVMRKVGPSALDDTEFEATSLIDITVEDGKVTVH; this comes from the coding sequence ATGGAACGACTCCTCGCATCGCTGGATGACGCGCCGATTATCGACAAAGACGGCTACGAGTACCTCGTACATCCGATCAGCAACGGCGTTCCGAGACTCGACCCCGATCTGTTGCGGGAGGTCGTCGTCGAAGTCATGCGGACGATCGACCTGAACGTCGACGCGATCGTCGCCCCCGAGGCGATGGGCATTCACCTCGCGACCGCGCTGTCGCTCCAGACCGACATCCCACTGGTCGTGATCCGCAAGCGACCGTACGGCCTCGAGGGCGAGGTCTCGTTGCACCAGGAGACGGGCTACTCGGAATCGGAGATGTACATCAACGACATCGAGGAGGGCGACCGCGTCGTCATCGTCGACGACATGCTCTCGACGGGCGGCACGCTGGCAGCGATCTGTACGGCGCTGGACGACATTGGTGCCGAGATCGTCGATATCGCCGTCGTCATGCGGAAGGTAGGACCGTCGGCGCTCGACGACACCGAGTTCGAGGCGACCAGCTTGATCGACATTACCGTCGAAGACGGCAAAGTGACTGTTCACTGA
- a CDS encoding GNAT family N-acetyltransferase: MYVRDAKNREEVWLLDHIEAMGLDETAFRSRDYVVAVDEASGEKAGFGRIRIHRVEDGSDVCELTSIGVLESWRNQGVGAHVVERLVEYASDDGFDTVYALTGEGSYLAQFGFRRIEESQLPAPLQQRLTDKRDGVDPDAVPLELDVSRFRVPDRLREAFKRAPEGREESSDDESAEDFGIDPETATYKYDTGR, encoded by the coding sequence ATGTACGTGCGGGACGCGAAAAACAGAGAGGAGGTCTGGCTGCTCGACCACATCGAGGCGATGGGGCTCGACGAGACGGCGTTCCGCTCGCGCGATTACGTCGTGGCAGTCGACGAAGCGTCCGGCGAAAAGGCAGGTTTCGGACGCATCCGTATTCACCGGGTCGAAGACGGTTCGGACGTCTGTGAACTGACCAGCATCGGCGTCCTCGAGTCGTGGCGCAACCAGGGCGTCGGGGCTCACGTCGTCGAACGACTCGTCGAGTACGCCAGCGACGACGGGTTCGACACCGTCTACGCGCTGACCGGCGAGGGGAGCTATCTCGCCCAGTTCGGCTTCCGGCGAATCGAGGAATCACAGCTTCCGGCCCCGCTCCAACAGCGCCTCACAGACAAACGTGACGGTGTCGACCCGGACGCCGTCCCCCTCGAGCTCGATGTCTCTCGGTTCCGGGTCCCGGATCGGCTTCGGGAGGCGTTCAAGCGCGCTCCGGAAGGGCGCGAGGAGTCATCCGACGACGAGTCCGCCGAGGACTTCGGCATCGACCCCGAGACGGCGACGTACAAGTACGACACCGGTCGCTAA